Proteins from one Mus pahari chromosome 18, PAHARI_EIJ_v1.1, whole genome shotgun sequence genomic window:
- the Tcf19 gene encoding transcription factor 19, which produces MLPCFQLLRIGGGRGGDLYTFHPPSKSGCSYRLGCRADLCDVALRPQQEPGLISGVHAELHAELQGDDWRVSLEDHSSQGTLVNNVRLPRGHRLELSDGDLLTFGPQGQAGTSSSSEFYFMFQQVRVKPQDFAAITVPRSKGEAGGGFQPMLPPQGAPQRPLSTLSSAPKATLILNSIGSLSKLQPQPLTFSRGGGRPQGLAVPSQHGESGASPAPPTRNRRKSAHRVLAELDDEGEVSPGALSVLTEPRKRLRVEKAALIASGE; this is translated from the exons ATGCTGCCCTGTTTCCAGCTGCTGCGTATAGGGGGCGGCAGGGGCGGTGACCTCTACACCTTCCACCCCCCATCCAAGTCCGGCTGCAGCTATCGATTGGGCTGCAGGGCCGACCTGTGTGATGTGGCTCTGCGGCCCCAGCAGGAGCCCGGCCTCATCTCCGGGGTCCATGCAGAACTGCATGCTGAACTCCAAGGGGACGACTGGAGGGTCAGCCTGGAGGATCACAGCAGCCAAG GGACTTTGGTCAATAATGTCCGACTCCCAAGAGGCCACAGACTGGAGTTGAGTGACGGTGACCTTCTGACTTTTGGCCCCCAAGGTCAAGCAGGAACCAGCTCCTCCTCGGAGTTCTACTTCATGTTCCAACAAGTCCGGGTCAAACCTCAGGACTTTGCAGCCATAACCGTCCCTCGGTCTAAGGGAGAAGCTGGGGGTGGTTTCCAGCCTATGCTGCCCCCCCAAGGGGCACCTCAGAGGCCACTCAGCACCCTCTCCTCTGCCCCCAAGGCCACACTGATCCTCAATTCCATCGGCAGTCTCAGCaaactccagccccagcctctcaCCTTCTCCCGTGGCGGTGGCAGGCCACAGGGCCTGGCTGTTCCCTCTCAGCATGGGGAATCGGGAGCTTCGCCTGCCCCACCCACAAGAAACCGGAGGAAATCAGCTCATAGAGTGTTGGCAGAACTAGACGACGAGGGTGAGGTTTCCCCAGGCGCCCTGTCAGTCCTGACGGAGCCCAGAAAGAGGCTCCGGGTGGAGAAAGCAGCTCTGATAGCCAGTGG GGAATGA